cttgccttccatgccaaggagagtcccatccggacacgggacgaagtcttgagtcttgtatcgtcacgcttcaatagtccggacgatgtacatagtccggctgtccggatacccccttatccaggactccctcactcgccgcCCGGAGCGCCTGGACCTCGCGGAAGCCACCCCGCCGGCCTTCCTCCTTGCCTCCTCATCCCTCTCCTCATCGGAGTGTCGTCCCCGTCCGCCAGCCTGAGCCCCGCTGCCATTACCCCATGAACGCCGGTGAGACGACGAGCCTCCCCTCTACCCCTGTTGGATGCCATCCGCCCGCGCCCCGAGCCCACGCCCCGAGCTGCCCTGCCTCATCGGCGCTGCTGCAGCTCGCCGGTCCCGTCGCCTCTCCCGCCCGCTCGCCGCACCCGCACGCGTTGCTCCTTCCCGCTTGCCCTGTCTCGCGCCGAGGAGCCTCCGCCCCTCTCGCCGCAGCCTCGCGCGCCCGTCGTCCGTCTCTGGCCGCCCTGCTGCATGTCGGCAGCCGCGACCCTACCCATGCTCATCCCGGTCGCAGCCGCCGGAGCTCCACGCCGGTGCGCTCGCGCCCGCGCCCACCAGCCGCCCCACAGCGTCCAGTCGGGTgcgcccccacgggccagtgccCGTTCGGGCTGTGGCCGTTAGCACCCAGCATCCGTAACCCGCGTCGGCCCCCTGGTCGAATGACACGTGGGGCCCagcccccagaacgttaaaaaaagaaagaaagaaaaggaattaaaaatataataattaaaaaattaattaattaaagaattaattaacttaattaatccagattagattaacctaatcatctagttaaagctaattaaccctgtttaattacTATGAGACTAGGACAAGCGGGACCCACTagttagtttgaccagtcaacagtcaatGCTGACTGGGCTGTTGACTTTGACCGGCCCCATCAGTCAGCCTttgctgactgggcagttgaccaagTGAACTGGGCCTACTGGTCAGCCACTCAAGCCCATCTGTGGGTACACTTCtatgtacccatagcaatttaacatttaatttccgaattaaaaataatttagaaaatgttttagcactttagaaaatcatataaaatgattcgtaactcggatgaaaatgttttatacatgaaagttgctcagaacgacgagacaaatccgcgcagcccgttcgtccgccatgtgtccctagcatagtgaacccacaactttccccctccggttcatctgtctgaaaacgcgaaacatcggggatactttcccggatgtttccccctttcgctggTACCActtactgccgcgttagggcacacctagcatcgctcATTGTCATGTCCTGCATCGTCATGcctatgtttgcattgtatttatttttcttccccctcttctctccggtagactatgagaccgacgctgctgctgcccagttcgactacagagttgatgacccctccttcttgccagagcaaccaggcaagccccccccccccctgatcaccagatatggcctattcttccctctattgcttgcattagagcagtgtagcatgttactgttttgattaatcctattctattgcatagcctgtcattgttgctacatctgttgataccttacctgcaatcctagatgcttagtataggatgctattttaccattagtggccctacattcttgtcagtctgccatgctataataTCGGGtcatgatcactcaggaggtgatcacgggtatatactatacatacatacatacatacatacatacctttcaagtggtgactaaagtcgggtcggctcgttgagtacccgcaagtgattccgatgtgggggctggaaggacaggtggctccatcccggtagaggtgggcctgggttcccgacagcccccgactgttactttgtggcggagcgacagggcaggttgagaccacctaggcgagaggtgggcctggccctggtcggcgttcgcggttacttcataataacatgcttaacgagatattggtatttgatctgagtctggccactggcctatacacactaaccaactacgcgggaacagttatgggcactcaacgtcgtggtattagccgaagccttcttgacgttagcgactaagcggcgtgcgccgggttggaccgcgtaacgcaacttcctttgtaatggaggttgctaggtctgctcaccagccgcccacgcaacgtgcaggtgtgcaatgggcgatgggcccagacccctgcgtgcataggatttagacgggcatgctgacctctctgttgtgcctaggtggggttgcgacgtgttgatcttccgaggccgggcatgacctaggaaagtgtgtccggccaaaggggatcgagcgtgttgggtaatgtggtgcacccctgcagggaagttgatctattcgaatagccgtgtccctcggtaaaaggacgacccggagttgtaccttgaccttatgacaactaaaactggatacttaataaaacacaaccaGACAAGTTCCaaagacaacccggtgatcgctttcccacagggcaacgaggggaggatcgccgggtaggattatgctatgcgatgctacttggaggacttcaatctactctcttctacatgctgcaagacgaaggctgccagaagcgtagtcttcgataggactagctatccccctcttattctggcattctgcagttcagtccatcgatattgcctctttacataTATACCCATGCATACGTATTGTAGATCCtttcttgcaagtactttggatgagtactcacggttgatttgctccctctttttcccctttttcctcttcttcccggatgtcgcaaccagatattagagcccaggagctagatgccaccgtcgacgacgactcctactacactggaggtgcctactactacgtgcaggccgctgacgacgaccaggagtagtttaggaggatcccaggcaggaggcctgcgcctctttcgatctgtatcccagtttgtgctagccatcttatggcaacttgtttaacttatgtctgtactcagatattgttacttctgctgactcgtttatgttcgagcacttgtattcgagccctcgagggccctcgcttgtaatatgatgcttgtatgacttattttacttttagagttgtgttgtgatatcttcccgtgagttcctgatcttgatcgtacacgtttgcgtgcatgattagtgtacgattgaatcaggggcgtcacaagtatATATTGTTTAAAATGTATAATTTCCATGAATATGGAAATATGAATAATGCCATGATACTTTATAGAAATGCCATGCTAATTTATAAATTTACAAATGGATGATTAAAAATGTGTCGTATGAtctaaaagttatgaattttgatGTGGAGATCTTTCACTGTGAAAAAAGGCATATTTTTTAGAACATTTTTTTGCCAAGGACCAAAAACAAAATTTCACGttgtaatatttttgctttatttggTCTACTATGCAAAAAATCATTAAAAAATGACATGTCAGTGAAAAAAATTCCATggcaataaaaaataaaaatagtaccctcttaataataaaattgtcatcctcTTAACAATAAAATGTCAGACTCTCAATAATAAAACTGCCATCCTCCTATAATAAAAATGTCATGTTATTAAACAATAAAGATGTCATGCTCCTAATCATAAATTGACATCCTCTTAATATGAAAAATGTCATGTTCTTGATTACTAAAATTCCATGCTCTTAGTAATAAAAATGGCATACTCTTAATAATAAAAATATCATGTTATTAATAATTAAACATGACATGCTCTTAGTAATAAAGCTGCCATGTAAGAAACTAAATAAATTCTAAAACTGCCGTGAAAAAGTATAAATTTCCCAAATGTTTGCATGGGTGTATTACAAAAAAGACCTAAAAATGTCCATGCTACATAAAACACATGGCAATTTTCGAAAATTCCTCTCTAAAAATTAGGGATTTTCTGTTTTTTCAAAAATGGAAAATATTCAGGATTTTGGAtttataaaataaaaaataaaataaaaataatttttctTCAATACATAAAGACAAATTTTATTGCATGTTTCCACAAACCTACTTCAGCCCAATTCGTGAAGTGTGCTCACCTCTGTGCAAGAGGTCTCGAGGAGCGATGCTACACAGACGGACAGATTGTTTACTTACTTCACAGGGAGGCTTAGCTGGTATCATGTGATTGGAGGAAATAAGGGTGACGGGCCccacaccccctgaaaatcaggggggagaacATACAGAGTCTGTAAAGGCCCGTATTACTCCGTGTGTATAGAATTATCGGGTCTCGAGCTCCCCTCCCCACGCACCTCACGCGGATTTTTTGGGGTAAAAGAGTGAGCATTCGTCAGAAAACATTTTACATCGAATGACTCCAGCTCATCCACGTGGTGTCGGTCCTGCGCCAAGATCCATGCAACGCAGGAAGGCGCTTGCTAGGGTTGGCCTCCTGGCAAATGTTCATCGGATAGCCTTTTTGTATATTTTAGTTGGTCGGTACCACACAGGCTGTTGTGTCGCATTATACATCTCCACCTGCATATCATAGTAGTTTAGTCATGTTGCCAAAGCTGCAAATTATGAAGCAATTTGTGGGCTTTGTTCCCTCTGTTTTCTTCCATAAAACCATGAAAACATATATTGCTACTTTTTAATGCCTTCTCTAGTTTTCTTGTATGTGGACATGCATTCGTTGCTGTGTTTGTGCATTAGGCCCTCTTTTTATGAAAACCTAAGTCCTCATAGATCCATCAGAGTAACTCTCTGAGTGCCATTCTAATGTTTAGGCAACTTACGCAAGTAATAATGCTAGTGGTGGTGTTTATTTGATGTAACTTCTTTTTCTGCGAAAATATATTTTATGTAACTTTAATATGTAGATCTGTCCTTTTTTGGGTTCAATATTCTCCCTGGTATCAGTTGTACCACCGTTGTCATGCCAGACTAATGTGTTGGCATTGTTTTGTTCCCACAGGTTTTGCATGACGCATTCTTCAAATATCAAACAAAACCCAGTTTGACTAGTCATGGCGATCTATATTATGAAGGGAAAGAGTTTGAGGTACGCACTCTTCAAAATTCACACAGCAAAAAAATGCAGACAATATGCATGTATCCATATATGGTTCTGCTACCAAGTTCTAACACTTGCACATTCGACAGGTGAAGCTTAGGGAAATGAAACCAGGTATGCTGTCCCGGGAGCTTAAAGAAGCTCTTGGTATGCCTGATGGTGCCCCGCCCCCATGGCTTAAAAGCATGCAGGTATGTATTCAACCTATTGTTTTCCTGGTTTATTACTAATATAAtaatgccttcatcattagccaaTTGACGCCAATTCATTTATTTTTTCAGTTGTATGGTCATCCACCCTCTTATCCTTGTCTGAAGATCCCATGTTTAAATGCCCCAGCATCTCCCGGAGACAGTTTTGGTGATGCACCAGGGGAGTGGGGAAAGCCTCCTATTGGCGAGGTATCTTATCTATTAAAATATGTGTTAGACCATCTAATCATTCCCTAGTTTCTTGCCAACAACATGGGTACCCACTGTATGGAAATGTTTCTGGGTTTCTGCAGCAGGACGAACCTAATTACCTTGTAAATTAAGTTAGTTGTATTATGGTTTGTCGTGAGTAGAACTAACATTTACTTCGTTATCTAGGAAGAACCTCTCGATCGCAGCAAACACTGGGGAGAattggaggaagaggaagaggaggaggtggagcaggaACTGATGGAAGACGAGGAAATAGAAGAAGGCATTCGATCTGTTGACACCATCTCAAGGTATTTTTCTGTTCCCTTTGCTGTCAGTTATTTTAATTGACAGTTACCAGTTTTTTATTCATCAATTAAACAGTGCAGTACACTTGGTATTTACTTTCCCTTTCTTGCTGTGTAACAGTACTCCAGCTGGTGCCGAAACACCTAATGTTATTGACCTTCGGAGGACGCAGCCTGAGAGGCAGGCAGAAAGGTTATACTAGGTATGTAAACTGCTTCCTGTGTTTGAGAAAGCAAAGTGTTCTGTGACAGTCATTTATAGCACTGTTTGGCTTGGCTAGTCTTGCTGATAATCATCAATTTGTTGTTTCTTGCCTCTGAAGGTTCTTGAACGGAAAGAAGAAAGGATTGCTATTGCGAGGCTGTTTGGGTCGATGCACACGTATCGTTTCTAAAAACAGAAACAGCTGCTGATGTTTCAAATAGATAACTCTGAACTATTACTATGTTTCAAATAGACTTATGTTAGTATTTTGTTGATCTCACAAGCCAAGAGAATGCGGCGCACTAATTTGAAAAGAGCATGCTGGGTTCGAACTTTGAGGCTCGACTGCTTGTCCAAACACGGAGTTTTGTCTTTGTATGCTCTTCTCTCACTGAAATGCTTCAAAGATTCGGTCGCGAGATTTGTAAACCGTCTGTACAGCATAACTGCGAGGCAGAGTTTAGATTATGATATTCACTCTGGCGTGCTTCATACTCTCTTCGCTGCCTGTCTCTGCACCTCTTTGGTTGGGTACACAACCCTTCTTGATTGGGTACACTATTTACCATCACATTTGTTTCGACGAATTTTCATAATAATAATTATAATATACCATGCACACTCAAGGCTGTCACTTGCTAATACTACCACacatgtttttcttttttcttttttgagggatCTACCACACCTGTCTTAGCCTACTACTATATGCCATACACTTTTCCTCCCTTACAACAATCTAAAAGACTCTACGTACTACTGTACTATACTTCCATTCCATCGTATTGCTTCTTTTTAGTAAGTCAGCTGCGACCTAAAAGATCCTTCAGTTTTCGGCCATCTTCATGGCCCCAATCAAGCAGGACATTGATAACCTCTCAGTCATCCTAAGGGGTTTCGGCAAGGTGACAGGACTCTGCACCAACTTCCGCAAGAGCTCGGTTGTGCCCATTCGATGCAACGACCTTCCTCTGGAGCATATTCTGAGTAGCATTCCGGCGACCCGCGCCGCTTTCACAATCAAATATTTGGGCCTCCCGCTCTCAGTTCGACAACTTCGGAAGGTCGACTTCCAGTATCTTGAAGACAAGGCGGCCGGAAAATTAGTAACTTGGGAGGGACAAAGCATCACAACTATTGGGCGCACTACCCTTGTTAGATCAGTCATCACCTCTCAAgcggtcttctccatcacatctcTCATTGTGCCACAGGGCACACTTCATAATATCAACAAGATTGAGAGGGCCTTCCTCTGGTCAGGGTCGGACAAGACGACCGGCGCAAAATGTAAGGTCAATTGGGACATGGTCTGCAGGACTACGATCTATGGAGGCCTGGGCATCCTCAACACCGACAAGTTTGCTCGGGCCTTGCGACTAAGGTGGCCATGGTACGAATGGAAGGAGCCTACCAAGCTTTGGGTTGGCTTGGGCAACCCGTGCACCGAGGAAGATATGGATTTCTTCTATGCCTCCAACACAGTCATCGTTGGCAATGGTGCAAAAACACCGTTCTGGGACTCCCCGTGGTTGCTTGGTCGCAATCCCAAAGATATTGCCCCTCTTATTTTTCAAGCCTCAAAAAGGAAGAGATCGACGCTTCGTCAGGCCCTTCGAGGGAACGCTTGGATGACCCACATCAAGCATGACACTATTGTCTCCGTCGCACACATCCGGGAACTTTTCTTGCTTTGGGCTCTTGTGCATGACTTCCATCTTGACGATCACGTTGAGGACGACATTGTTTGGAAACATGCTGATGATGGGCAGTACTCGGTGGCCACAGCATATAAGGCGCAATTCCTTGGCCTGGCGCACTCGCCCATTCACCACATGGTTTGAAGAGCTTGGCCCCCTCCTAAGGTTAAATTCTTCGCCTGGTTGACCTTGCAAGACCGGAACTGGACCGCCGACCGGTTGGAGTAGCGTGGTTGGGATAATTGTGGGTTTTGCCCGCTTTGCAAACGTGAGCAAGAATCGGGCATCCACCTCTTCGTCAAGGGCCGCTTCTCCATTAGGCTCTGGCGATCGGTCATCGACAAGTTTGGTCTTGTGCACATGGACACCTCCAATTGGCACCTTGAGGATTCCCTCATGCAATGGTGGGATAGAAGGACCGACATGCGAAACCCCAATAAACGAGCGATGGCCTCCCCCACCATGCTCGTCTTTTGGACTATTTGGAACGAGAGAAACGCACGGGTGTTTCGTAACAAGAGTGCGCCGCCGCCTATCCTAGTCCAAAATATCGTGCTCGAGGCAAGACTATGGGTTACGGCaggtgctaagaaactagggcgtattgttgtacgagagtaattgccatgccgttgtaaaaactctaaactttattctcctcttatttaatggacgaggcaaatcttttgcctcggtttcaaaaaaaaaaagacctGAAGTCAGCCATGCGGCACAGCTGCGCTTGATCGGTAGTGTGTGCTAGCACGTTGTGCTCACAGACCAGCAGCATCTCTCCCTCTTCTACATCATCAAGATGTCCAAAAAAACAAAGTTCCATGTGAAGCCTAAAAACATCACGAGAGAATTCGCACGTCTACCTTTTCCAAGACTTCAGGCATTCTGAAAATAGTTTGTTTTACAGAACTCAGATGTTCTACGATACAGAAACTGCCTTGTGAAGCACAAACTGACTAAGAGCGTGCATGAATAAATTTTCAAGGACCTTGGACTTTCGGAAgatggtttttcttttcttttcaccaCATCCTCTCAGGAGCACCCGCGTTTTTTTTTCTCCACAAGCATCTGTAAGTAAAGCACCCACAACAGAAGAGATCAAAGAATGGTCAACCACTTCTCATGAAATACATACGCTCCTACTGATTAACCAAGGCAAACTGTACATCTGCTATTTCTGTCTCATCTTCCCCGAAATAAAGAATTTTCACCATTCCACTTTACATAAAAGATTACAACGAGTCCGTTTCAGGTTACAGCTTACAACATCAGCAGTATGGAATAAGGTTACATGCAGATGCCGCTGGCCCGAGTGCACAAGAATGAGGGGGGAGTGGTGAATCCAACGACCGGCGAACCCTACCTAGAACAGCCAGTGCTTCTTTTTGGTCTTGCGAGTCGGAAGATCTGCAAAGAGCGGACTATAAGAGGACTACAAGGTCACACGAACCAACATAGGGACTCCGTTCAGAATTTCTAAATGTAAGCACAAAATTATGCTATAACTGGCAGGTATCATCGATCGAGCAAAATAGCGCTCACCTTCATTGGCATACAAGGAATTGTAGTGTACTTCACACCAGAAACTTAGCCAAAGCTCTGCAGAAGGTGACGGGGAACGATGAGCACCAAGTATTTAGCTGCTACTAACAGCAGGCAATATTTTTAGAACGAATAATTGACACAAAAAACAACAAAGTGGCTCAAAATAAATGGGACACAAGTTTGACATGGCACAAAATAAGTCAGCTTTGGGAAAAGCACGATCTCAACTCTAACCTCTTGTAGGAGCGGCATCCCTGGGGACTATCTCGATCAGGCATGTGTCTCTAAACGATGTCAGCAAGCAGATTTTGGCACCAAACTGATTTAACAAATCGAAATGTATCAGAAAATTATAACTGGTACATGACGCCTCCTAACATTGAAACAATTGGGTACTGGTAGCTTGGACTTCTGCCACATTCACATAAGAACGCGAAGCATATTACTTGGAAGAATATCGAAAGAGCCATCTGACTAACAGAGCATGTAACTCCAAAATGAAGCATGAGAAACATGAACCGGTGATGCATGATCATCAGGAGAAAAACtaagcaactactccctccgtcccataatataagagcgcttttaacactagtgtagtgtcaaaaacgctcttatattatgggacggagggagtaagtatGAAAAACATGATGTTGCTCGCCAATTCAGATGCATGAATATCATAGGGATGAAAAACACATTTCGTAGTGTACCAAACTCAGACATAATAATAGAAACAATTTTAGCACAATGAGCAAAGAATTATAGGCTTATAGCTACAGAAATAAGTAAATAATATATTAATAGATTCATATTTTTCAAAAGGTTACAAACATGAAAATATCTAGCTCAATCTAGAGGTACTAAATGCTGCAAGAAATAATGCAAAAACGAGATGTAGTCCAAAGGTTTTTACTCATACAAAATAAACAGCCATCTTGAAAGTGTTATGTTACCCGGTCTGCAGCCGCTTGTAAGGTCACATGATCTCCCCATTCCCCAGATCTACAATATCATAAATAATATAGCTGTGTAAAAAGATGACTAACAAACTGAACTTAAAGCATGGCAGCATCTCAAATCAGCTATGGACTGGAAGTCTGGAAGTATAGAACCTTTTCATTTTCTTCAAGTAAACCTTGTAGTCCAATGGTACATAGCCTTCATAGTGTTTCCTGAATTCCTTTAGCTAAAACACATAGATGTTAGTACAGCATAACCGGTTATCATGAAAATAGATAGTGATAGATGTAACTGGGATTGCAGCCTCTGTATTCACATAATAAACACATTCTGCTAAGGCAAGAGTATACATCAGATAAAGAGAGGATGGATGATTTACCTGCTTCACTACTGCCTTCCTCACATGTCTGTGGTAATCAGGATTGCGGAATATCTGATCTGCCAGAGCTCGAAACTGTAGAGAAAACAAGCAAGAAAAAAGGGGAAAGGTTGAAGACACGGTAAAATCTCCACATGGAAGATGAGCTTAAAATAACATTTTTTGTGGGAGGAAGATATGGAAAATTAACAATACCTAAATGTAGGATTGGTTCAAGGTATGTAGTAGAAATATTTTCTTAATATTTGGCTTTATAAGAACAACATACTTATTCTGGGAAACATGT
Above is a window of Triticum aestivum cultivar Chinese Spring chromosome 6B, IWGSC CS RefSeq v2.1, whole genome shotgun sequence DNA encoding:
- the LOC123136514 gene encoding OVARIAN TUMOR DOMAIN-containing deubiquitinating enzyme 11 — translated: MSEQQDQVSKSSCSSISTSTQGSEDDGTVGALLTEAKTNGRSLGKRLSHLDSLPHTPRVNGKIPDFSNATIDHESLLERLGTYGLAEYQIEGDGNCQFRALADQIFRNPDYHRHVRKAVVKQLKEFRKHYEGYVPLDYKVYLKKMKRSGEWGDHVTLQAAADRFGAKICLLTSFRDTCLIEIVPRDAAPTRELWLSFWCEVHYNSLYANEDLPTRKTKKKHWLF